GGGCCTCCCCCGACACCGGCTGCCCTCCCCGCGACCGCACGAGGTGGGGACGCACCAGCTTCCCGCCGTTGGCGATGATGGCGGCCAGACGCGCCATCTGCAGGGGGGTGACGTTGACCTGACCCTGACCGATGGAGACCGAGACCGTCTCCCCCCCGTACCAGGGGGCCTTCTGGGTGCGGAGCTTCCACTCCGGGCTGGGGATGAGCCCGCCCGCTTCGTAGGGCAGGTCGATGCCGGTGGGGGCGCCGAGACCCATCCGCTTGGCGTAGGCGGCGATGCGGTTGATCTCCAGCCGCATCCCCACCTGGTAGAAGAAGACGTTGCAGGACTGGGCCAGGGCCCGGTGGACGTCCATCACTCCGTGGCCGGAGGCCTTGCTGCAGCGGAAGACGGTGTTGTAGACGGAGAGGTAGCCGGGACAATAGAAGGTGGTGTCGGGAGAGATGATCCCCTCCTCGAGGGCGGCCGTGGCCATCACCAGCTTGAAGGTGCTGCCCGGGGAGTACTGGCCCTGGATCACCCGGTTAATGAGCGGGGTCCCGGGGTCGGTGCTGAGGCGGCCCCAGAGGGCGGGGTCGATGCCGGTGGTGAACTTGTTGGGGTCGTAGGCAGGGGTGGAGGTCATGGCCAGGATCTCCCCCGTCTGGGGATCGAGCGCCACCGCGCTCCCCGCCCGGCCCGCGAAGGCGCGGTCCATGGCCGCCTGGAGGTGGCTGTCCAGGGTGAGGGTGAGGCTGGGCCCGTCCACCGGGGACCGGCGCTCGGCCTCCGCCACCTCCAGGCCCCGGCTGTTCACGATCACGCGCCGGAAGCCGTCCCTGCCCATGAGGCTCCGGTTGTACTGGGACTCGAGCCCGGCCTGGCCGACGAGGGCACCCTGGGCCAGGTCCCCGAACTCCGGGGACTGGAGCTGGCGCTCCGTGACCTCCCCCACCCGGCCGAGGGCGTGGGCGGCGGCCGCGGCCAGGGGATAGGAGCGCAGGGGTACGACCTCCACGCTGACCGCGCGGAGCTCCGGCCGCCGCGCCTCCAGGGCGGCCACGTCGGCGAGGGGGGCGTCCGTTTTCACTACCACCGGACGGAAGGGGGCGCGGCGCACGAGGCGCTCGCGGAGCTGGGCCTCCCCCATCCCCAGCGTCCGCCCCAGCCGGGCCACCGTGCCGTCCAGGTCCTCCGCGTCCTCGGGGGTGAGGAGCACGTTGAAGGAGGGGCGGTTCTCCACCAGCACCCGGCCGTTGCGGTCGAGGAGGGGGCCGCGGGGAGCGGCCAGGGTCAGCGTGCGGCTGCGGTTGTTCTCGGCCAGGGTGCGGAAGTACTTCCCCCGGACCACCTGGAGGGTCCAGAAGTGGATGATGAGGAGGACGATGAGCCCCGCCACCAGCGACTGGAGGATGCCTACCCGCGTCTGCACCACCCGGAGGTCTTCGTAGATCCTCACGCCCGCCCCTCCCGGGGAAGGCGGCGGTCCAGGAACTCGAAGAGGGCGACCCCCACCACCGCGTTCACGGTGGCGCGGGTCGCGAGACCCAGCGGACTGAGATCGAGCGTCCGCACGTCGAAAACCGCGGTCCACCACTGGAAGACGAGCGCGTCGGCCAGGGTGGTGACGAGGAGGACGAGGGCGCGCGCTCCGGGGCCGATGAGGAGAAAGCGGGCCCCCGCCATCCCCACCCCGAAGCCCACCAGGATCTTGGTGAGGGCGGAGAAGCCGAGCACGGTGCCCCCGAAATGCACGTCCTGGACCCAGCCCGCGGCCATGCCCGCGAGCATGCCATGGGTCTCGCCCTCCGTGAGCGCGCAGTAGACGAGGACGAGCAGGAAGGGGTCGAAGACGCGGGCCTGCCCGGGCAGGAGCTGGGTGAGGGCGGACTGAACGAGGAGCGCGCCCAGGATGGCGAGGGCCGTCCAGAACATCCTCATCGCACCGCCTCGTTAGGGAGGGCTTCTTCCTGGCTCCCGCGCACGACCAGAACCTCCTCCAGCTGCTCGAAGCGAGCGGAGGGCTCGACCAGGACCTCCTTGAAGAGGGAGCCCGGACTCACGAAGCGCACGCGGCCCACGACCAGGCCCTTGGGGTAGATCCGATCCTGGCCGGAGGTCACCACCACGTCCCCCACCACCACGTCTGCCAGTTCCGGCACGTACTTCATCAAGAGGTCGCCCGAGCTGGACTCGGCGAAGCCCACCTGGCCCGCCACCACGCCCTTCACCCGGCTGCGCTCGATCAAGACCCCCGCCCCGCTGTCCCGGTCTTGAAGAAGCTGGACCCTGGCCGAGCGGGGTCCCACCCAGATCACCCGGCCCACCACTCCGGTCGGGCTCAGCACCGGAGCCTCCAGGGCCACCCCCGCCTCCCGGCCCCTGTTGATGGTGATGCTCCGGAACCAGGGCATGCCCTCCCGGGCCACGACTTCGGCCACGATCGTCTTGTGGGGAAGGAGTTCCCGAAGCCCGAGGAGCTCGCGAAGGCGCTCCGCCTCCCGCGCCTTGTACTGCTTCTCCTGGAGCTGCGTCTCCAGGATGGAGAGCCTCTCCTGCAGACGCTCGTTCTTCTCGCGCACGCCCCTAAGGTCGACGTAACCGCTCCAGGACCGCTCCACCCCCCGCACCGCCGCCGCCACCGCTTCCTGGAAGGGGGAGAGCACCGCGAACACCATGCGCTGGAGGAGCGAGGCCCCGCTCCCCCCGTCCACCTGGTGACTGATCACGACCAGGTGCAGAAGGACGAGGCCCACCAGAATGAAGCCGCTTTTGCGCGCGTCGATGATGAGCCCGGCCATGGCCGCCCCGTCAGTCCAGACTGATCTTCCTCAGGAGGTCGAAGTCGGACAGCATCTTACCCGTACCCAGGACCACGCTGGAGAGGGGGTCCTCGGCCACGGAAACGGGCAGCCCCGTCTCCTCGCGCAGGAGCTTGTCCAGGTTCTTGAGCAGGCTCCCCCCTCCGGTGAGGACGATCCCCCGATCCACGATGTCCGCGGAGAGCTCGGGGGGCGTGCGCTCGAGGGCCACCCGCACCGCGTTCACGATCAGGCTGATGGGCTCGGCGAGGGCCTCCCGGATCTCGGCGTCGGTGATGGTCAGGGTCTTGGGGATGCCCTCGATGAGGTCACGGCCCTTGATCTCCATGGTCACCGGCTCGTCCAGGGGAAACGCGCTGCCGATCTCCAGCTTGATCTGCTCGGCCGTGCGCTCGCCGATGAGCAGGTTGTACTTCTTCTTGGTGTACTGGATGATGGCCTCGTCCATCTCGTTCCCCGCCACCCGCACCGACTTCGAGTACACGATCCCGGCCAGGGAGATGACCGCGATGTCGGTGGTTCCGCCCCCGATGTCCACCACCATGTTCCCGCTGGGCTCGGTGATGGGGAGGCCGGCCCCGATGGCGGCGGCCATGGCCTGGTCCACGAGATAGACCTCGGAGGCCTTGGCCTTGAGGGCGGAGTCCTTGACCGCCCGCTTCTCGACCTGGGTCACCTCGGAGGGGATGCCGATGATGATCCGCGGGCGCACGAGGGTGTTGCGGTTGTGGGCCCGCCGGATGAAGTAGCTGAGCATCTTCTCCGTTATCTCGAAGTCGGCGATGACCCCGTCCTTCATGGGACGGATGGCCACGATGTTGCCGGGGGTGCGGCCAAGCATCTCCTTGGCGTCCTTCCCCACCGCCTCTACCTTCCCGGTGACGCGGTTCACGGCCACGATGGATGGCTCCGAGACCACTACCCCCTTGCCCTTGGCGTACACGAGGGTGTTGGCGGTGCCCAGGTCGATAGCGAGGTCGCTCGACAAGAAGCTCAAGTTGAAGAGAGAGCGCAAGTTCATGGTTCTGGATGATTCTCCTATTTCGGTTGCTGGGCCTTGCTAGACCGCCACCTCGATGCCGTTCTTGTCCCGCTCCTTCACCCGGTACATGGCCTGGTCCGCCTTCTGGATCAGCCCTTCGGGGGTGAGCGCGTGGTCGGGGTAGGAAGCAATCCCGAAGGAAGCCGAGATTTGGGCGGAGAGGCCCTGAGAGGCCAGGAAGTGATGCTCCTCGATGGCCTTGCGGAGCCTCTCCGCGATGACGAGAGCCCCCGAGGGGGGGGTCTCGGGCAGCACCACCACGAACTCGTCACCCCCGTAGCGGGCCAGGATGTCGGACTCCCGGACGGCCAGGGCGAGGATGGTCCCCACCTCGGCCAGGGTGCCCGAGCCCGCGAGGTGGCCGTACTGGTCGTTGATCCCCTTGAAGCCGTCCAGGTCCAGGAAGATCACGCTGAGCGGGATGCCGTGCCGCTTGCAGCGCTTGATCTCGCGCCCGATGTACAGGTTCAGGTAGCGGGAATTGAAGAGCTTGGTCAAGTCGTCCGTGATCGTGAGCTGCTCCGTGCGCTGAAAGAGGATGGCATTTTCGATCGCGATCGCGCAGGGCTCGACCAGGGTCAGAAGCACCTCGAGGTCGGTGTTGGTGAACCGCCCGCCCAGCCGGTTGATGATCTCCACCACCCCGATTGTGCGTCCCCGGGAGATGAGGGGGGCGCAGAGGATGGAGCGGGTCTCGAACTGGGTCTTGCTGTCGAACCTCCGGGAGAAGCGGGGGTCCTTGGTGGTGTCGTTCACGATGGCGGGCTTTCCCGTCTGAGCCACCCAGCCCGCCACCCCCTCCCCGATCTTCACCCGGAAGGCGGAGACGTCTTTGCCCTTGGCCCCCAGGGCCAGCTCGAAGGCCAGCTCCTGCTTCTCCTCGTCCACCATCAGCATGGACCAGGCCTCGGAGGGGATGAGCTGCTGGATCTTGGCCATGATCAGCTCGATCACCTTCCGGGGCTCCAGGATGGAGTTGGCCGTCTTCACGATGTCGCTCAGGATGGCCAGTCGCTGGGCCGTCTTCTTGAGGGCCAGGCCGAGATCGCGCTGCCCGGCGGGGTTCCCCCGCGAGCCCGCGGACTCCAGGTGCGCGAGCACGGCCGCGGCCGGGGGGTCGCCGGCGCGCCAGCAGAGGAGCTGGAAGTCCAGGCCCAGGCGTTCGGCCTCGCGCAGGGCGCGCCCACTCGGGGCCCGGCAGAGGCCCCCCACCGGTTTGCGGGGGAGGGCGCGCCGAACCGTGCGCACCGCGGCCGGGCGCAAATGCGGCCCGACCTCGACCAGAGCCCCGTCGAAGCCGCGGAGATCCGGAAGGCGCGCCCCGCGGGCGGGGAGGGGGAAGAACTCGTAGGCCAGGCCCCGGGTGGGCGCGGGCTTCAGCTTGCGCCGGAGCGCGGAGCCGCCGAAGACCGCAACCCGCGCCATCGCTAGAACGGCACCACAAGGGGTCGCTTCTGCTCGTTGACCCCGCCATTGATCCCGGTCGCGCGGAAGACCACCAGCTGCTTGCCCCCTTCCAGGGTGATGAACTCGTTGAAGGAGCCGTCCGTCTGAACGTCCACCCGCTGGCCGTTCACGGTCAGAGAGGCGCCCGGCTCCGTCTTCCCCTTCACCTGGAGGATGTTCCCGCGGGGCTCTAGGGGGTCGATGATGAGGGCCGGGGGAGGCCCGCCGGTCAGGATCCCTCGGGGCCGCGTCACCGCGAAGCGCGCGAACTCCGAGAAGCTCCCCTCCACCCCCTCCTTGTCCACCGCCGCCACCTTCCAATAGTAGGTCCCCACGTCCAGACCCCGCAGCTCCATGGAGCCGCTCTGCCAGTTCTTGCGGTCCACCACCGGCCGGCTGAAGGCGGGCGCGTAGTCCACGAGCACGTGGTAGGAGACCGCCCCCGCCACCGCCTTCCAGGCCAGGAGGGTGGTGGCGGAGGGGGGATTCGGATAGGAGATCTCGGCCTGGTGGGGAGGGGCGAGGAGGATGGGGATGCCGGGCAGAGTGATCTTGGGCCCGAGTTTGCCCGCCGCGTCCACCCGTACCCCCGTGTTCGCGGCCAGTTCGATCTTCTCGCCCGTGCGGCTCTCCGCCCGGGCCGTCCCCTTGAAGATCTTGATCCCGCTGTCCCCCGAGTCCTGCACGAGGATGTTGCCCGCGGAATCGTCTCCCGCGGTCGTGCGCACGGTGGGGGTGGAGAAGACGGCCGCGCTGCCGGGCACGTTCCGGGGCACGGTTTGGAAGTTCACCTCCCCGGAGGAGATCCTGGCCGCCACAACTCGCCTCTTGGAGGCCGGATCCTCGGAGGTCTCCTCGATGGCGAGGAGGCTGTCCGCGCGCACATGGAAGACGGTGCCGTCGAAGAAGCGGATCTCAGCCGAGGCCCCGGAGCCGGTGCGCACGAGGTCGGCCTTGTTGAGGACGATGTTCCGGTCTGCGCTCACCCACTGGAGGGTCCCCGCCACCCGGACCTGGACGCTGCCGTCGATGTTGGTGAAGCGGGCGGAGGTCGAAACCGGGGGGACGCTCGCGGGGGGGGCGTGAGGGTTCTGACTGGCGTAGTAGAAGTAGCCGCCGCCCGCGATCACGACGACTACGCTGGCCGCAATGTAGATGCTCCGGTAGGAGACCGTGAACCAGTCGATGAGGTCGTCTTTGGGGCGGGACGGCTTACCCTTGTCTGGCGCCATGCAGGCGGTCGGCGGGTTGCTTCAAGTGGCTCCCCCGGCTCCTCAAATTCCTTCAGCCCAAGTGACTTAGGGGCGGGCAAGAGTATAGTGCAAGCGGACAGTGGGCGCAAAGACCCGCCCCCCGGGTTGCGGGGCGATCCCCCTCGAGAATAAAATCGAGGTTTTCTGGATATCTCCCCGAGGAGATCCTGGAAACGGAGACGACATGGTTCTCGGCTTCATGAGACGTTACTTGTGGTTCTTCAAATGGTTCCTGGTCATCGTCGTCGCTTCCTTCATCTGGTTCTACATCCCGGCCCTGACCGGAAGCGGCATAGACCGCGGCACCCCCGGTGAGGTGCTGGCCAAGGTTGGCGGGCTCCCCATCACGGTCGGGGAATACCAGAAGACCTACCAGCGTCAGCGCCAGTTCTACGAGCGCATCTATCAGGGGCGGCTCGACCCCGCCGCCCTGCGCCGGCTGGGCCTGGAAGAGCAGACCTTCGACAGCCTGGTCCTCGAACGGGTGACGCTCCTGGAGGCGAAGCGGCTGGGCCTCTCCGTGCCCGATGAGGCCCTGGCCAAGACCATCGCCTCCTCCCCGGAATTCCAGGAGAACGGACGCTTTCTGGGCGGGGAGGAGATCAGGCGCACGCTCGATCTCAAGGGAGTGAGCGTCGAGGAGTTCGAGGGGGCGCTCCGGGGCTCGCTGCTCCGGGAGAAGCTCGAAGCGCTGGTCACGGACGGGGTGGGGGTGACGGACAAGGAGGTGGAGCGAGAGTTCCGCCGCCGGAACGAGCAGATCAAAGCGGAATACGTGCTGGTGGACGCAGCCCGGTTCCGCCCCCAGGTGGCGGTGGACGACGAGCAAGTGAAGGCGCGCTTCGAGGCCAAGCGCGAGTCCTACCGCTTCCCCGAGCGGCGGGTGGTGTCCTACATCCTGCTCGACGGGGAGGCGCTCCGGCCGCAGGTCACGGTCACGGAGCGGGATCTCGGTCTCTACTACCAGGACCACCGCGACGAGTTCAAGCAGGAGGAGGAGACCTGCGCCCACCACATCCTGATCAAGGTGAAGTCGAGCCCGGGGGCCAAGGAGGGCCATTCCGACGCGGAGGCGAAAAAGATCGCGGAGACCGTCCGGGACCGCCTCACGGCGGGAGAGGAATTCGAAGCCTTAGCCAAGAAGATGTCCGAGGACCCCGGCTCGGCCTCCACGGGTGGAGACCTGGGGTGCTTCCCGCGTGGGCGCATGGTCCCCGCTTTCGACTCGGCCGTTTTCCAGATGGAGGCAGGCCAGACTTCCGACCTCGTGAAGACCCCGTTCGGCTACCACATCATCCGCGTGACCTCGCGGAAAGAGGAGACGGTTCTCCCCCTGATCCAGGTGAAAGACCGCGTCCGGCAGATCCTGACCAGCCAGCGCGTGGAGGCCCTCGCCTCCCAGAAGGCGGAGGCCATCGCGGGCACGCTGGCCCGCGGAAAGAGCCTGGAGGTCGCGGCCCGCGAGCAGGCCTTGACCGTGCAAAAGAGCATTCCTCTCGCGCGGGGAGAGACCCCCGACCCGCTCGCCTCCCCCTCCCTCTCGGCCCGTGTCTTCGAGATGAAGGTTGGAGACATCGAGAAGGAAGGCTTCTCCCTTCCCCGGGGCGCCGCCTTCATCGCTCTCGCCGAGGTGCAGCCCTCCCGGCTTCCCGAGCTCAAGGAGGTGGAAGCCAAGGTGAAGGCCGACCTGATCGAGGAGAAGGCCCTGGACAAGGCCGGGCTCCAGGCCGCGGAGATCAAGGCCAAGGCCGCGGGCGTGGGCCTGGAGAAGGCGGCGGCGGCGGCCGGCCTGGTCCGCAAGGAGACACCCTCCCTCACCGGCCGCGGCATGCCCCTGGGGGACCTCGGCTCGGGGGCGGCCCTGGACGACGTGGCCTTCGCGCTGCCCGAGAAGACGCTCTCCGACCCCGTCCGCGTGGCCGCGGGCTATGCGGTCGTGCGCGTGCTCGAGAAGAAGACCTTCGACCCCGCGGCTTTCGCGGAGCAGAGGGCGTCCCTGGAGGAGTCCCTGCGGCAGGACAAGCGCAACCAGCTCTTCCAAGACTACATGGGCCAGGCCCGACAGCGCTTCCCTCTGGAGCGCCGAGGCGAGGCTTTCAAGCGCGTGGTGCTAGGCCAGGGGGGCTAGAGCCGGTAGAATAAGCCTGAGCCCATGCACGTCGAGATACGCCAGTCGGGCGACGTCGTGATCGTCGATCTGAAGGGAAAGCTGTCGGCGGGGCTCGGTGATCAGATCCTCCGCGACACCATCGACGAGCTCCTGGCCGAGGACAAGCGGAAGATCCTGCTCAACCTCTCCGAGGTCTCGTTCCTGGACAGCGCGGGCGTGGGGGAGCTGGTGGCGGGCCTGCGCACCGCCCGGCGATTCGGAGCGGAGCTGAAGCTCCTGAACCAGAGCCCGCGCGTCCACTCCACCCTCTACATGGCCCGCCTGCTCCCGATCTTCGAGGTCTACGCCGAGGAGACTGAGGCCCTGAGGGGCTTCGGCCCGAACTGACGCCCCCGGGGGTCATTCCTCGTCTTCGTCGGCGAGCCTCACGCTGACGGGATCCAGGGAGACGACCTTCAGCTCAATCGAGCACTGCGGACAGGACGTGTTTTCTCCCACGTCCAGATCGTAACCGTCCAACTCCAGGTCCGACTCGCATTCCGGGCAGCGGGTCATAATTGTGGGCGTCCTCGCTTCGGGATTTAGACGTCGTCCAACCGCATCGCGCAGAACAAGTCCGCGCCTTACCTCCCTCTCGTCACCACGTAGCGGGCCAAGTCCCGGAGGGGCTGGGCCCGGGAGCCGAACCCCGCCAGGGCCTCCTGAGCGGTCGCGATCAGTTCGCGCGCGAGATCACGGGCCCCCTCCACCCCCGAGAAAGACACGAAGGTGGTCTTCTTCAAGTCCTTTCCCACGTCCTTGCCGGCCTCCGCCTCCACCCCCCCGACGTCGATCAAATCGTCCACGATCTGGAACGCCAGGCCCAGGTTCTTGGCGTAACTAATGATGGCCGCGCGCTCCCCGGGTCGGGCGGCCAGGGCCCCCAGGGCGGCCGCGGCCGTGAAGAGGGCCCCCGTCTTGCGGCTGTGGATGAACTCGAGGGTGGGAAAGTCGATGGTCCGGTCGGTCCCGGCCAGGTCCTGGGCCTGACCCGCGATCATGCCCTCGAGGCCCACGGCGTGGGCGAGATCCCGGGCGACCGCGGCCCGCGTTTCCGCCCCCGGCCCCCCTGGCCAGCCCTCGGCCAGGATGGCAAAGGCGCGGTTCTGGAGGGCGAAGGCGGCCAGGATGGCGGTGGCCTCTCCATGGACGATGTGGCAGGCGGGGCGGCCGCGCCGGGAGCTCGCATCGTCCATGGAGGGCAGGTCATCCAGGATCAGGCTTGCGGTGTGGACCATCTCGATCGCACAGGCCGGGGGCAGCACCTGGTCGATGTCGCCGCGGAGCACTTCCGCCACGAGCAGAGACAGGATGGGCCGCAGACGCTTGGCGGGGCCGAAGAGGCTGTGCTCGATGGCGGCCGCCACTCCGGGTGCGTGGCCCGCTTGGTGGAGCCGGCGGAGCGCCGCTTCCACTTGAAGGCGCCGCTCCTCCAGAGTGGCTTCGAGGACGACGAATTCCGAGATCACGGAGCCAGCCATGCGCGCGCCGGTCACAGCGCGGAGAGCGCCTCCAAGACCTGGTCCTGGTGGCCATCCACCCGCACCCTGGGAAAGACCTTGCGCACCACCCCTTCCCCGTCAATGACGAACGTGGAACGGATCATTCCCTGGACTCTCTTCCCGTACATCAGCTTCTCGCCGAAGGCCCCGTACTTCTTTGCCACCGCCCGGTCGGGGTCGGCAAGGAGCGGAAAGTTCAGCTTGTACTTGGTCTTGAACTTTTGGTGGGAGAGGAGAGAGTCGCCGGAGACCCCGAGCACCACCGCCCCCCTTTTCTTGATCAGGGTCTGGGCGTCGCGGAAGCCACAAGCCTCCCTCGTGCAGCCGGGGGTGTCGTCCTTGGGGTAGAAATAGAGAACGACGGTCTTGCCACGCAGGTCGGAGAGACTCACCTCTCCTCCCTCCGAGGAGGCGAGCCGGAAGTCAGGGGCTTTCCGCCCTTCCTTTATCATGCCGTCCCGCCTCCCACGCCTTTCGCGGCATCTTACCCCCCGGTCTCAGTACCTGCCAAGCCCGGGCCCGCCGCGCGCGTGGGCGAGCACCGGCCGCGACTCCCCGGCGTCACCCCCGGAGTCCGCCCGAAACCCCCGGAGGGGATAGGCGTCCCCCCCGGGACCGACGCCCGGCCCGGTGGGCGGGACGCAAACGCAAGGGAAGCGGAGAGAGGCCCGCCCGAGCGTCACGTCGAGGACGCCGACTC
The Vicinamibacteria bacterium DNA segment above includes these coding regions:
- the mrdA gene encoding penicillin-binding protein 2, whose amino-acid sequence is MRIYEDLRVVQTRVGILQSLVAGLIVLLIIHFWTLQVVRGKYFRTLAENNRSRTLTLAAPRGPLLDRNGRVLVENRPSFNVLLTPEDAEDLDGTVARLGRTLGMGEAQLRERLVRRAPFRPVVVKTDAPLADVAALEARRPELRAVSVEVVPLRSYPLAAAAAHALGRVGEVTERQLQSPEFGDLAQGALVGQAGLESQYNRSLMGRDGFRRVIVNSRGLEVAEAERRSPVDGPSLTLTLDSHLQAAMDRAFAGRAGSAVALDPQTGEILAMTSTPAYDPNKFTTGIDPALWGRLSTDPGTPLINRVIQGQYSPGSTFKLVMATAALEEGIISPDTTFYCPGYLSVYNTVFRCSKASGHGVMDVHRALAQSCNVFFYQVGMRLEINRIAAYAKRMGLGAPTGIDLPYEAGGLIPSPEWKLRTQKAPWYGGETVSVSIGQGQVNVTPLQMARLAAIIANGGKLVRPHLVRSRGGQPVSGEAPLDLGFKPQVLQVVRSGMAAVVAEGTGGRARLPNIEVCGKTGSAQVVAKSRLEKTPTLAGILPHGWFVAFAPADNPRIALAVLVEHGGSGGEAAAPVAHEILAAFFGLHAPGGPVAAGVTDVETED
- the mreD gene encoding rod shape-determining protein MreD — encoded protein: MRMFWTALAILGALLVQSALTQLLPGQARVFDPFLLVLVYCALTEGETHGMLAGMAAGWVQDVHFGGTVLGFSALTKILVGFGVGMAGARFLLIGPGARALVLLVTTLADALVFQWWTAVFDVRTLDLSPLGLATRATVNAVVGVALFEFLDRRLPREGRA
- the mreC gene encoding rod shape-determining protein MreC, coding for MAGLIIDARKSGFILVGLVLLHLVVISHQVDGGSGASLLQRMVFAVLSPFQEAVAAAVRGVERSWSGYVDLRGVREKNERLQERLSILETQLQEKQYKAREAERLRELLGLRELLPHKTIVAEVVAREGMPWFRSITINRGREAGVALEAPVLSPTGVVGRVIWVGPRSARVQLLQDRDSGAGVLIERSRVKGVVAGQVGFAESSSGDLLMKYVPELADVVVGDVVVTSGQDRIYPKGLVVGRVRFVSPGSLFKEVLVEPSARFEQLEEVLVVRGSQEEALPNEAVR
- a CDS encoding rod shape-determining protein, which codes for MNLRSLFNLSFLSSDLAIDLGTANTLVYAKGKGVVVSEPSIVAVNRVTGKVEAVGKDAKEMLGRTPGNIVAIRPMKDGVIADFEITEKMLSYFIRRAHNRNTLVRPRIIIGIPSEVTQVEKRAVKDSALKAKASEVYLVDQAMAAAIGAGLPITEPSGNMVVDIGGGTTDIAVISLAGIVYSKSVRVAGNEMDEAIIQYTKKKYNLLIGERTAEQIKLEIGSAFPLDEPVTMEIKGRDLIEGIPKTLTITDAEIREALAEPISLIVNAVRVALERTPPELSADIVDRGIVLTGGGSLLKNLDKLLREETGLPVSVAEDPLSSVVLGTGKMLSDFDLLRKISLD
- a CDS encoding sensor domain-containing diguanylate cyclase: MARVAVFGGSALRRKLKPAPTRGLAYEFFPLPARGARLPDLRGFDGALVEVGPHLRPAAVRTVRRALPRKPVGGLCRAPSGRALREAERLGLDFQLLCWRAGDPPAAAVLAHLESAGSRGNPAGQRDLGLALKKTAQRLAILSDIVKTANSILEPRKVIELIMAKIQQLIPSEAWSMLMVDEEKQELAFELALGAKGKDVSAFRVKIGEGVAGWVAQTGKPAIVNDTTKDPRFSRRFDSKTQFETRSILCAPLISRGRTIGVVEIINRLGGRFTNTDLEVLLTLVEPCAIAIENAILFQRTEQLTITDDLTKLFNSRYLNLYIGREIKRCKRHGIPLSVIFLDLDGFKGINDQYGHLAGSGTLAEVGTILALAVRESDILARYGGDEFVVVLPETPPSGALVIAERLRKAIEEHHFLASQGLSAQISASFGIASYPDHALTPEGLIQKADQAMYRVKERDKNGIEVAV
- a CDS encoding FecR domain-containing protein — encoded protein: MAPDKGKPSRPKDDLIDWFTVSYRSIYIAASVVVVIAGGGYFYYASQNPHAPPASVPPVSTSARFTNIDGSVQVRVAGTLQWVSADRNIVLNKADLVRTGSGASAEIRFFDGTVFHVRADSLLAIEETSEDPASKRRVVAARISSGEVNFQTVPRNVPGSAAVFSTPTVRTTAGDDSAGNILVQDSGDSGIKIFKGTARAESRTGEKIELAANTGVRVDAAGKLGPKITLPGIPILLAPPHQAEISYPNPPSATTLLAWKAVAGAVSYHVLVDYAPAFSRPVVDRKNWQSGSMELRGLDVGTYYWKVAAVDKEGVEGSFSEFARFAVTRPRGILTGGPPPALIIDPLEPRGNILQVKGKTEPGASLTVNGQRVDVQTDGSFNEFITLEGGKQLVVFRATGINGGVNEQKRPLVVPF
- a CDS encoding peptidylprolyl isomerase — its product is MVLGFMRRYLWFFKWFLVIVVASFIWFYIPALTGSGIDRGTPGEVLAKVGGLPITVGEYQKTYQRQRQFYERIYQGRLDPAALRRLGLEEQTFDSLVLERVTLLEAKRLGLSVPDEALAKTIASSPEFQENGRFLGGEEIRRTLDLKGVSVEEFEGALRGSLLREKLEALVTDGVGVTDKEVEREFRRRNEQIKAEYVLVDAARFRPQVAVDDEQVKARFEAKRESYRFPERRVVSYILLDGEALRPQVTVTERDLGLYYQDHRDEFKQEEETCAHHILIKVKSSPGAKEGHSDAEAKKIAETVRDRLTAGEEFEALAKKMSEDPGSASTGGDLGCFPRGRMVPAFDSAVFQMEAGQTSDLVKTPFGYHIIRVTSRKEETVLPLIQVKDRVRQILTSQRVEALASQKAEAIAGTLARGKSLEVAAREQALTVQKSIPLARGETPDPLASPSLSARVFEMKVGDIEKEGFSLPRGAAFIALAEVQPSRLPELKEVEAKVKADLIEEKALDKAGLQAAEIKAKAAGVGLEKAAAAAGLVRKETPSLTGRGMPLGDLGSGAALDDVAFALPEKTLSDPVRVAAGYAVVRVLEKKTFDPAAFAEQRASLEESLRQDKRNQLFQDYMGQARQRFPLERRGEAFKRVVLGQGG
- a CDS encoding STAS domain-containing protein, encoding MHVEIRQSGDVVIVDLKGKLSAGLGDQILRDTIDELLAEDKRKILLNLSEVSFLDSAGVGELVAGLRTARRFGAELKLLNQSPRVHSTLYMARLLPIFEVYAEETEALRGFGPN
- a CDS encoding lysine biosynthesis protein LysW, with the translated sequence MTRCPECESDLELDGYDLDVGENTSCPQCSIELKVVSLDPVSVRLADEDEE
- a CDS encoding polyprenyl synthetase family protein codes for the protein MAGSVISEFVVLEATLEERRLQVEAALRRLHQAGHAPGVAAAIEHSLFGPAKRLRPILSLLVAEVLRGDIDQVLPPACAIEMVHTASLILDDLPSMDDASSRRGRPACHIVHGEATAILAAFALQNRAFAILAEGWPGGPGAETRAAVARDLAHAVGLEGMIAGQAQDLAGTDRTIDFPTLEFIHSRKTGALFTAAAALGALAARPGERAAIISYAKNLGLAFQIVDDLIDVGGVEAEAGKDVGKDLKKTTFVSFSGVEGARDLARELIATAQEALAGFGSRAQPLRDLARYVVTRGR
- the bcp gene encoding thioredoxin-dependent thiol peroxidase, translating into MIKEGRKAPDFRLASSEGGEVSLSDLRGKTVVLYFYPKDDTPGCTREACGFRDAQTLIKKRGAVVLGVSGDSLLSHQKFKTKYKLNFPLLADPDRAVAKKYGAFGEKLMYGKRVQGMIRSTFVIDGEGVVRKVFPRVRVDGHQDQVLEALSAL